In Camelus ferus isolate YT-003-E chromosome 10, BCGSAC_Cfer_1.0, whole genome shotgun sequence, the following proteins share a genomic window:
- the LOC102524086 gene encoding solute carrier family 22 member 6 isoform X3: MTFNDLLLQVGGICRFQQIQIPLLILSLSLLYLHHALQNFTAAIPTHHCRPPADTNLSKEEDLGAWLPRDRHGQPVSCLRFTSPQRGPPFPIGTATNSTGTTETCSDGWIYDNSTFPSTTMTEWDLLCTHKTLPQLSQPIFMAGILAGNLIFGVLADRLGRQKVLIWSYLKLAVSGTCTVFTYNFPAYCVCRFLSGITVSGPSITSFSLSLEWLPIHAQPSLGLLLGFAPTTGQLFLGGMAYAVPHWRHLQLLVSLPFFVFLICSRFFIESALWYSSLGRLELTLKALQRVAQINGKQEEGAKLSVELLQMSLQDGPTTGGAQPSILQLLRNPTVRRLFLCIVPLLLVHCFSFFGLFMSLQSFGINIYLAQVLFTTVDLPFYILGFLATKSIGRRPTQVASLLLSGIFILTCAVIPLDQIFLRITMATLGKGCVTSSMNCISMYTGELYPTVMQQRGVSVTITLANVGSIPSPLVDMTSEFYPSLPLFIYGAILVAACPITVLLPETMGQPLPNTVQDLERRRKKKSGQKQQEQQMVPLQSS; this comes from the exons ATGACCTTCAATGACCTCCTGCTGCAGGTGGGGGGCATTTGCCGCTTCCAGCAGATCCAGATCCCTCTGTTGATTCTGTCCTTATCCCTGCTGTATTTGCACCACGCCCTGCAGAACTTCACCGCCGccatccccacccaccactgCCGCCCACCTGCTGACACCAACCTCAGCAAGGAAGAAGACCTGGGTGCCTGGCTGCCCCGGGACAGGCATGGGCAGCCTGTGTCCTGCCTCCGCTTCACCTCCCCCCAACGGGGACCACCCTTTCCCATTGGCACAGCGACCAACAGCACGGGGACCACCGAGACCTGCAGTGACGGTTGGATCTATGACAACAGCACGTTCCCTTCCACCACCATGACAGAG TGGGACCTCTTGTGCACACACAAGACCTTGCCGCAGTTGAGTCAACCCATCTTCATGGCAGGGATACTGGCTGGAAACTTGATATTTGGAGTCTTGGCGGACAG gcTTGGCCGCCAGAAAGTATTGATCTGGAGCTACCTGAAGTTAGCAGTCTCAGGGACCTGCACTGTCTTCACATACAACTTCCCAGCCTACTGCGTTTGCCGTTTCCTCTCAGGCATCACTGTGTCTGGCCCCAGCATTACCTCCTTCTCTTTGA GTCTGGAGTGGCTGCCCATCCATGCCCAGCCAAGTCTGGGCCTCCTATTAGGATTTGCCCCCACCACAGGCCAGCTCTTCCTCGGTGGCATGGCTTATGCTGTGCCCCACTGGCGCCACCTACAGCTGTTGGTCTCTCtgcccttctttgtcttcctCATCTGCTCCAG GTTCTTCATTGAGTCTGCCCTCTGGTACTCCTCCTTGGGAAGGCTGGAACTCACCCTGAAGGCCCTGCAGAGAGTGGCCCAGATCAATGGGAAGCAGGAAGAGGGTGCCAAGCTGAGTGTGGAG CTACTCCAGATGAGTCTGCAGGACGGCCCGACCACAGGCGGAGCCCAGCCCTCGATTCTGCAGCTGCTGCGCAACCCTACAGTCCGCCGGCTCTTCCTCTGTATTGTGCCACTGTT GTTGGTACACTGTTTCAGCTTCTTTGGCTTGTTCATGAGTCTGCAAAGTTTTGGGATCAACATCTACCTGGCCCAGGTGCTGTTCACAACTGTGGACCTACCATTTTATATCCTGGGCTTTCTGGCCACCAAATCAATTGGCCGCAGGCCTACCCAAGTAGCCTCCTTGCTGCTATCAGGGATCTTCATTCTGACCTGTGCAGTGATACCCCTAG atCAGATATTCCTCCGCATCACAATGGCCACATTAGGAAAAGGCTGTGTGACTAGCTCCATGAACTGCATCTCTATGTACACAGGGGAGCTGTACCCCACAGTAATGCA GCAGAGAGGTGTGAGCGTAACAATCACCTTGGCCAACGTAGGCAGCATTCCGAGCCCCCTGGTGGACATGACCTCTGAGTTCtacccttccctgcctcttttcATCTATGGAGCCATCCTTGTGGCTGCCTGCCCCATCACTGTCCTCCTGCCAGAGACTATGGGGCAGCCACTGCCCAACACAGTGCAGGACCTGGAAAGAAG GCGGAAAAAGAAATcagggcagaagcagcaggagcagcagatGGTCCCGCTCCAGTCCTCctga
- the LOC102524522 gene encoding solute carrier family 22 member 6 isoform X1, which translates to MAFNDLLLQLGGVGRFQQIQVALVVLPLFLLASHNTLQNFTAAIPSHHCRPPAHSNLSEDGGLAAWLPQDRQGQPASCLRFTSPQRGPPFPNGTETNGTGATEPCSDGWIYDNSTFPSTIVTEWDLVCSYRALRQLAQSLYMVGVLLGAMIFGYLADRLGRRKVLILNYLQTAVSGTCAAFAPNFPAYCAFRLLSGMSLAGIALNCVTLNVEWMPIHTRAYVGTLIGYVYSLGQFFLAGVAYAVPHWRHLQLLVSVPFFAFFIYSWFFIESARWYSSSGRLDLTLRALQRVAWINGKREEGAKLSMEVLQASLQKELTMAKGQASALELLRCPALRRLFLCLSMLWFATSFAYYGLVMDLQGFGVSIYLIQVIFGAVDLPAKLVCFLIINNMGRRPAQMASLLLAGICILINGVIPRDQSIVRTSLAVLGKGCLASSFNCIFLYTGELYPTMIRGCQLCRGPLAGDTGPATARYRAGRGRQEEREEEAAATRAAEADGPAPGLNTREERTLSTEKEPYKALKEVRTLQVLDHSHEKGEGEYGPNAGAVVQGSTASGVPPPEQMPRKPHH; encoded by the exons ATGGCCTTCAATGACCTCTTGCTGCAGCTGGGGGGCGTCGGCCGCTTCCAGCAGATCCAGGTGGCTCTGGTGGTCCTGCCCCTGTTCCTGTTGGCTTCCCACAACACCCTGCAGAACTTCACCGCCGCCATCCCCAGCCACCATTGCCGCCCACCTGCTCACAGCAACCTCAGCGAAGATGGGGGGCTGGCGGCCTGGCTGCCGCAGGACAGGCAGGGGCAGCCCGCATCCTGCCTCCGCTTCACCTCCCCACAGCGGGGACCACCCTTTCCCAATGGCACAGAGACCAACGGCACGGGGGCCACCGAGCCCTGCAGCGACGGCTGGATCTACGACAACAGCACGTTCCCTTCCACCATCGTGACAGAG tggGACCTCGTGTGCTCTTACAGGGCCTTACGGCAGCTGGCTCAGTCCTTGTACATGGTGGGGGTGCTTCTCGGAGCCATGATATTCGGGTACCTGGCAGACAG GCTGGGCCGCCGGAAGGTGCTGATCTTGAACTACCTGCAGACGGCCGTGTCGGGGACCTGCGCTGCCTTCGCTCCCAACTTCCCCGCCTACTGTGCCTTCCGGCTCCTCTCGGGCATGTCGCTGGCTGGCATCGCCCTCAACTGCGTGACACTGA ATGTGGAGTGGATGCCCATCCACACACGGGCCTATGTGGGCACCCTAATTGGCTATGTCTACAGCCTGGGCCAGTTTTTCCTAGCTGGTGTGGCCTACGCTGTGCCCCACTGGCGCCACCTGCAGCTGCTGGTCTCCGTGCCCTTTTTTGCCTTCTTCATCTACTCCTG GTTCTTCATCGAATCGGCCCGCTGGTACTCCTCTTCTGGGAGACTAGACCTCACCCTGAGGGCCCTGCAGAGAGTGGCCTGGATCAATGGGAAGCGAGAAGAGGGGGCCAAGCTAAGTATGGAG GTGCTCCAGGCCAGTCTGCAGAAGGAGCTGACCATGGCCAAGGGCCAGGCCTCGGCCTTGGAGCTGCTGCGCTGTCCCGCCCTTCGCcgcctcttcctctgcctctccatGCTGTG GTTTGCTACTAGCTTTGCTTACTATGGGCTGGTCATGGACCTGCAGGGCTTTGGGGTCAGCATCTACCTAATCCAGGTGATCTTTGGTGCTGTGGACCTGCCTGCCAAACTTGTGTGCTTCCTTATCATCAACAATATGGGCCGCCGGCCTGCCCAGATGGCCTCACTGCTGCTGGCAGGCATCTGCATCCTGATCAATGGAGTGATACCCCGGG ATCAGTCCATTGTCCGAACCTCTCTTGCTGTGCTGGGGAAGGGCTGCCTGGCTTCCTCCTTCAACTGTATCTTCCTGTACACTGGGGAGCTGTACCCCACAATGATCCG TGGCTGCCAGCTGTGTCGTGGCCCTCTTGCCGGAGACACTGGACCAGCCACTGCCAGATACCGTGCAGGACGTGGAAGACAG gaggagagggaagaggaggcagcagcaACGAGAGCAGCAGAAGCAGATGGTCCCGCTCCAGGTCTCAACACAAGAGAAGAACGGACTCTGAGCACTGAAAAGGAGCCTTACAAAGCCCTAAAGGAAGTGAGGACCCTACAGGTCCTGGACCACTCAcatgagaagggggagggggaatatGGCCCAAATGCTGGGGCTGTGGTTCAGGGAAGCACCGCCTCAGGGGTCCCCCCCCCTGAACAGATGCCACGAAAACCACATCATTAA
- the LOC102524522 gene encoding solute carrier family 22 member 6 isoform X3, translating to MAFNDLLLQLGGVGRFQQIQVALVVLPLFLLASHNTLQNFTAAIPSHHCRPPAHSNLSEDGGLAAWLPQDRQGQPASCLRFTSPQRGPPFPNGTETNGTGATEPCSDGWIYDNSTFPSTIVTEWDLVCSYRALRQLAQSLYMVGVLLGAMIFGYLADRLGRRKVLILNYLQTAVSGTCAAFAPNFPAYCAFRLLSGMSLAGIALNCVTLNVEWMPIHTRAYVGTLIGYVYSLGQFFLAGVAYAVPHWRHLQLLVSVPFFAFFIYSWFFIESARWYSSSGRLDLTLRALQRVAWINGKREEGAKLSMEVLQASLQKELTMAKGQASALELLRCPALRRLFLCLSMLWFATSFAYYGLVMDLQGFGVSIYLIQVIFGAVDLPAKLVCFLIINNMGRRPAQMASLLLAGICILINGVIPRDQSIVRTSLAVLGKGCLASSFNCIFLYTGELYPTMIRRRGKRRQQQREQQKQMVPLQVSTQEKNGL from the exons ATGGCCTTCAATGACCTCTTGCTGCAGCTGGGGGGCGTCGGCCGCTTCCAGCAGATCCAGGTGGCTCTGGTGGTCCTGCCCCTGTTCCTGTTGGCTTCCCACAACACCCTGCAGAACTTCACCGCCGCCATCCCCAGCCACCATTGCCGCCCACCTGCTCACAGCAACCTCAGCGAAGATGGGGGGCTGGCGGCCTGGCTGCCGCAGGACAGGCAGGGGCAGCCCGCATCCTGCCTCCGCTTCACCTCCCCACAGCGGGGACCACCCTTTCCCAATGGCACAGAGACCAACGGCACGGGGGCCACCGAGCCCTGCAGCGACGGCTGGATCTACGACAACAGCACGTTCCCTTCCACCATCGTGACAGAG tggGACCTCGTGTGCTCTTACAGGGCCTTACGGCAGCTGGCTCAGTCCTTGTACATGGTGGGGGTGCTTCTCGGAGCCATGATATTCGGGTACCTGGCAGACAG GCTGGGCCGCCGGAAGGTGCTGATCTTGAACTACCTGCAGACGGCCGTGTCGGGGACCTGCGCTGCCTTCGCTCCCAACTTCCCCGCCTACTGTGCCTTCCGGCTCCTCTCGGGCATGTCGCTGGCTGGCATCGCCCTCAACTGCGTGACACTGA ATGTGGAGTGGATGCCCATCCACACACGGGCCTATGTGGGCACCCTAATTGGCTATGTCTACAGCCTGGGCCAGTTTTTCCTAGCTGGTGTGGCCTACGCTGTGCCCCACTGGCGCCACCTGCAGCTGCTGGTCTCCGTGCCCTTTTTTGCCTTCTTCATCTACTCCTG GTTCTTCATCGAATCGGCCCGCTGGTACTCCTCTTCTGGGAGACTAGACCTCACCCTGAGGGCCCTGCAGAGAGTGGCCTGGATCAATGGGAAGCGAGAAGAGGGGGCCAAGCTAAGTATGGAG GTGCTCCAGGCCAGTCTGCAGAAGGAGCTGACCATGGCCAAGGGCCAGGCCTCGGCCTTGGAGCTGCTGCGCTGTCCCGCCCTTCGCcgcctcttcctctgcctctccatGCTGTG GTTTGCTACTAGCTTTGCTTACTATGGGCTGGTCATGGACCTGCAGGGCTTTGGGGTCAGCATCTACCTAATCCAGGTGATCTTTGGTGCTGTGGACCTGCCTGCCAAACTTGTGTGCTTCCTTATCATCAACAATATGGGCCGCCGGCCTGCCCAGATGGCCTCACTGCTGCTGGCAGGCATCTGCATCCTGATCAATGGAGTGATACCCCGGG ATCAGTCCATTGTCCGAACCTCTCTTGCTGTGCTGGGGAAGGGCTGCCTGGCTTCCTCCTTCAACTGTATCTTCCTGTACACTGGGGAGCTGTACCCCACAATGATCCG gaggagagggaagaggaggcagcagcaACGAGAGCAGCAGAAGCAGATGGTCCCGCTCCAGGTCTCAACACAAGAGAAGAACGGACTCTGA
- the LOC102524086 gene encoding solute carrier family 22 member 6 isoform X1 has translation MTFNDLLLQVGGICRFQQIQIPLLILSLSLLYLHHALQNFTAAIPTHHCRPPADTNLSKEEDLGAWLPRDRHGQPVSCLRFTSPQRGPPFPIGTATNSTGTTETCSDGWIYDNSTFPSTTMTEWDLLCTHKTLPQLSQPIFMAGILAGNLIFGVLADRLGRQKVLIWSYLKLAVSGTCTVFTYNFPAYCVCRFLSGITVSGPSITSFSLSLEWLPIHAQPSLGLLLGFAPTTGQLFLGGMAYAVPHWRHLQLLVSLPFFVFLICSRFFIESALWYSSLGRLELTLKALQRVAQINGKQEEGAKLSVEVGTLFQLLWLVHESAKFWDQHLPGPGAVHNCGPTILYPGLSGHQINWPQAYPSSLLAAIRDLHSDLCSDTPRQRGVSVTITLANVGSIPSPLVDMTSEFYPSLPLFIYGAILVAACPITVLLPETMGQPLPNTVQDLERRRKKKSGQKQQEQQMVPLQSS, from the exons ATGACCTTCAATGACCTCCTGCTGCAGGTGGGGGGCATTTGCCGCTTCCAGCAGATCCAGATCCCTCTGTTGATTCTGTCCTTATCCCTGCTGTATTTGCACCACGCCCTGCAGAACTTCACCGCCGccatccccacccaccactgCCGCCCACCTGCTGACACCAACCTCAGCAAGGAAGAAGACCTGGGTGCCTGGCTGCCCCGGGACAGGCATGGGCAGCCTGTGTCCTGCCTCCGCTTCACCTCCCCCCAACGGGGACCACCCTTTCCCATTGGCACAGCGACCAACAGCACGGGGACCACCGAGACCTGCAGTGACGGTTGGATCTATGACAACAGCACGTTCCCTTCCACCACCATGACAGAG TGGGACCTCTTGTGCACACACAAGACCTTGCCGCAGTTGAGTCAACCCATCTTCATGGCAGGGATACTGGCTGGAAACTTGATATTTGGAGTCTTGGCGGACAG gcTTGGCCGCCAGAAAGTATTGATCTGGAGCTACCTGAAGTTAGCAGTCTCAGGGACCTGCACTGTCTTCACATACAACTTCCCAGCCTACTGCGTTTGCCGTTTCCTCTCAGGCATCACTGTGTCTGGCCCCAGCATTACCTCCTTCTCTTTGA GTCTGGAGTGGCTGCCCATCCATGCCCAGCCAAGTCTGGGCCTCCTATTAGGATTTGCCCCCACCACAGGCCAGCTCTTCCTCGGTGGCATGGCTTATGCTGTGCCCCACTGGCGCCACCTACAGCTGTTGGTCTCTCtgcccttctttgtcttcctCATCTGCTCCAG GTTCTTCATTGAGTCTGCCCTCTGGTACTCCTCCTTGGGAAGGCTGGAACTCACCCTGAAGGCCCTGCAGAGAGTGGCCCAGATCAATGGGAAGCAGGAAGAGGGTGCCAAGCTGAGTGTGGAG GTTGGTACACTGTTTCAGCTTCTTTGGCTTGTTCATGAGTCTGCAAAGTTTTGGGATCAACATCTACCTGGCCCAGGTGCTGTTCACAACTGTGGACCTACCATTTTATATCCTGGGCTTTCTGGCCACCAAATCAATTGGCCGCAGGCCTACCCAAGTAGCCTCCTTGCTGCTATCAGGGATCTTCATTCTGACCTGTGCAGTGATACCCCTAG GCAGAGAGGTGTGAGCGTAACAATCACCTTGGCCAACGTAGGCAGCATTCCGAGCCCCCTGGTGGACATGACCTCTGAGTTCtacccttccctgcctcttttcATCTATGGAGCCATCCTTGTGGCTGCCTGCCCCATCACTGTCCTCCTGCCAGAGACTATGGGGCAGCCACTGCCCAACACAGTGCAGGACCTGGAAAGAAG GCGGAAAAAGAAATcagggcagaagcagcaggagcagcagatGGTCCCGCTCCAGTCCTCctga
- the LOC102524522 gene encoding solute carrier family 22 member 6 isoform X2 — MAFNDLLLQLGGVGRFQQIQVALVVLPLFLLASHNTLQNFTAAIPSHHCRPPAHSNLSEDGGLAAWLPQDRQGQPASCLRFTSPQRGPPFPNGTETNGTGATEPCSDGWIYDNSTFPSTIVTEWDLVCSYRALRQLAQSLYMVGVLLGAMIFGYLADRLGRRKVLILNYLQTAVSGTCAAFAPNFPAYCAFRLLSGMSLAGIALNCVTLNVEWMPIHTRAYVGTLIGYVYSLGQFFLAGVAYAVPHWRHLQLLVSVPFFAFFIYSWFFIESARWYSSSGRLDLTLRALQRVAWINGKREEGAKLSMEVLQASLQKELTMAKGQASALELLRCPALRRLFLCLSMLWFATSFAYYGLVMDLQGFGVSIYLIQVIFGAVDLPAKLVCFLIINNMGRRPAQMASLLLAGICILINGVIPRDQSIVRTSLAVLGKGCLASSFNCIFLYTGELYPTMIRQTGLGMGSTLARVGSIVSPLVSMTAEIYPSVPLFIYGAVPVAASCVVALLPETLDQPLPDTVQDVEDRRRGKRRQQQREQQKQMVPLQVSTQEKNGL, encoded by the exons ATGGCCTTCAATGACCTCTTGCTGCAGCTGGGGGGCGTCGGCCGCTTCCAGCAGATCCAGGTGGCTCTGGTGGTCCTGCCCCTGTTCCTGTTGGCTTCCCACAACACCCTGCAGAACTTCACCGCCGCCATCCCCAGCCACCATTGCCGCCCACCTGCTCACAGCAACCTCAGCGAAGATGGGGGGCTGGCGGCCTGGCTGCCGCAGGACAGGCAGGGGCAGCCCGCATCCTGCCTCCGCTTCACCTCCCCACAGCGGGGACCACCCTTTCCCAATGGCACAGAGACCAACGGCACGGGGGCCACCGAGCCCTGCAGCGACGGCTGGATCTACGACAACAGCACGTTCCCTTCCACCATCGTGACAGAG tggGACCTCGTGTGCTCTTACAGGGCCTTACGGCAGCTGGCTCAGTCCTTGTACATGGTGGGGGTGCTTCTCGGAGCCATGATATTCGGGTACCTGGCAGACAG GCTGGGCCGCCGGAAGGTGCTGATCTTGAACTACCTGCAGACGGCCGTGTCGGGGACCTGCGCTGCCTTCGCTCCCAACTTCCCCGCCTACTGTGCCTTCCGGCTCCTCTCGGGCATGTCGCTGGCTGGCATCGCCCTCAACTGCGTGACACTGA ATGTGGAGTGGATGCCCATCCACACACGGGCCTATGTGGGCACCCTAATTGGCTATGTCTACAGCCTGGGCCAGTTTTTCCTAGCTGGTGTGGCCTACGCTGTGCCCCACTGGCGCCACCTGCAGCTGCTGGTCTCCGTGCCCTTTTTTGCCTTCTTCATCTACTCCTG GTTCTTCATCGAATCGGCCCGCTGGTACTCCTCTTCTGGGAGACTAGACCTCACCCTGAGGGCCCTGCAGAGAGTGGCCTGGATCAATGGGAAGCGAGAAGAGGGGGCCAAGCTAAGTATGGAG GTGCTCCAGGCCAGTCTGCAGAAGGAGCTGACCATGGCCAAGGGCCAGGCCTCGGCCTTGGAGCTGCTGCGCTGTCCCGCCCTTCGCcgcctcttcctctgcctctccatGCTGTG GTTTGCTACTAGCTTTGCTTACTATGGGCTGGTCATGGACCTGCAGGGCTTTGGGGTCAGCATCTACCTAATCCAGGTGATCTTTGGTGCTGTGGACCTGCCTGCCAAACTTGTGTGCTTCCTTATCATCAACAATATGGGCCGCCGGCCTGCCCAGATGGCCTCACTGCTGCTGGCAGGCATCTGCATCCTGATCAATGGAGTGATACCCCGGG ATCAGTCCATTGTCCGAACCTCTCTTGCTGTGCTGGGGAAGGGCTGCCTGGCTTCCTCCTTCAACTGTATCTTCCTGTACACTGGGGAGCTGTACCCCACAATGATCCG GCAGACAGGCTTGGGAATGGGCAGCACTCTGGCCCGAGTGGGCAGCATTGTGAGCCCACTGGTGAGCATGACGGCGGAGATCTACCCCTCCGTGCCTCTCTTTATCTACGGCGCTGTCCCAGTGGCTGCCAGCTGTGTCGTGGCCCTCTTGCCGGAGACACTGGACCAGCCACTGCCAGATACCGTGCAGGACGTGGAAGACAG gaggagagggaagaggaggcagcagcaACGAGAGCAGCAGAAGCAGATGGTCCCGCTCCAGGTCTCAACACAAGAGAAGAACGGACTCTGA
- the LOC102524086 gene encoding solute carrier family 22 member 6 isoform X2 — protein MTFNDLLLQNFTAAIPTHHCRPPADTNLSKEEDLGAWLPRDRHGQPVSCLRFTSPQRGPPFPIGTATNSTGTTETCSDGWIYDNSTFPSTTMTEWDLLCTHKTLPQLSQPIFMAGILAGNLIFGVLADRLGRQKVLIWSYLKLAVSGTCTVFTYNFPAYCVCRFLSGITVSGPSITSFSLSLEWLPIHAQPSLGLLLGFAPTTGQLFLGGMAYAVPHWRHLQLLVSLPFFVFLICSRFFIESALWYSSLGRLELTLKALQRVAQINGKQEEGAKLSVEVGTLFQLLWLVHESAKFWDQHLPGPGAVHNCGPTILYPGLSGHQINWPQAYPSSLLAAIRDLHSDLCSDTPRQRGVSVTITLANVGSIPSPLVDMTSEFYPSLPLFIYGAILVAACPITVLLPETMGQPLPNTVQDLERRRKKKSGQKQQEQQMVPLQSS, from the exons ATGACCTTCAATGACCTCCTGCTGCAG AACTTCACCGCCGccatccccacccaccactgCCGCCCACCTGCTGACACCAACCTCAGCAAGGAAGAAGACCTGGGTGCCTGGCTGCCCCGGGACAGGCATGGGCAGCCTGTGTCCTGCCTCCGCTTCACCTCCCCCCAACGGGGACCACCCTTTCCCATTGGCACAGCGACCAACAGCACGGGGACCACCGAGACCTGCAGTGACGGTTGGATCTATGACAACAGCACGTTCCCTTCCACCACCATGACAGAG TGGGACCTCTTGTGCACACACAAGACCTTGCCGCAGTTGAGTCAACCCATCTTCATGGCAGGGATACTGGCTGGAAACTTGATATTTGGAGTCTTGGCGGACAG gcTTGGCCGCCAGAAAGTATTGATCTGGAGCTACCTGAAGTTAGCAGTCTCAGGGACCTGCACTGTCTTCACATACAACTTCCCAGCCTACTGCGTTTGCCGTTTCCTCTCAGGCATCACTGTGTCTGGCCCCAGCATTACCTCCTTCTCTTTGA GTCTGGAGTGGCTGCCCATCCATGCCCAGCCAAGTCTGGGCCTCCTATTAGGATTTGCCCCCACCACAGGCCAGCTCTTCCTCGGTGGCATGGCTTATGCTGTGCCCCACTGGCGCCACCTACAGCTGTTGGTCTCTCtgcccttctttgtcttcctCATCTGCTCCAG GTTCTTCATTGAGTCTGCCCTCTGGTACTCCTCCTTGGGAAGGCTGGAACTCACCCTGAAGGCCCTGCAGAGAGTGGCCCAGATCAATGGGAAGCAGGAAGAGGGTGCCAAGCTGAGTGTGGAG GTTGGTACACTGTTTCAGCTTCTTTGGCTTGTTCATGAGTCTGCAAAGTTTTGGGATCAACATCTACCTGGCCCAGGTGCTGTTCACAACTGTGGACCTACCATTTTATATCCTGGGCTTTCTGGCCACCAAATCAATTGGCCGCAGGCCTACCCAAGTAGCCTCCTTGCTGCTATCAGGGATCTTCATTCTGACCTGTGCAGTGATACCCCTAG GCAGAGAGGTGTGAGCGTAACAATCACCTTGGCCAACGTAGGCAGCATTCCGAGCCCCCTGGTGGACATGACCTCTGAGTTCtacccttccctgcctcttttcATCTATGGAGCCATCCTTGTGGCTGCCTGCCCCATCACTGTCCTCCTGCCAGAGACTATGGGGCAGCCACTGCCCAACACAGTGCAGGACCTGGAAAGAAG GCGGAAAAAGAAATcagggcagaagcagcaggagcagcagatGGTCCCGCTCCAGTCCTCctga